One window of Methanobacterium alkalithermotolerans genomic DNA carries:
- the rnp3 gene encoding ribonuclease P protein component 3, producing the protein MKYFDFHLNGKNPDTDLALINEAKRLGYQGISIFYSNEHYKSALENFNKIINDETAPPHPQSFKIDEFSITPGIIIQGKNPHHLQKQIRSLRNKTNILMVDGGDLKINRAACENVKVDILSRPYYKRRDCGINHVLSREAAKNNVAIELCFSDLLKSRNSLRSKIMAHFRDIIKLQRKFQFLLLITSGARTLYDLRTPRDIMALYSCLGLKKEEILRAISDSPSFILDYNQQRKNMVVNGVKIINEK; encoded by the coding sequence GTGAAGTACTTTGATTTTCATCTCAATGGCAAAAACCCGGATACTGATTTAGCTCTAATTAATGAAGCTAAAAGATTAGGGTATCAGGGGATATCAATATTTTACTCTAATGAACATTATAAATCCGCTCTGGAGAATTTTAATAAAATTATAAATGATGAAACCGCGCCCCCTCACCCCCAATCTTTTAAAATTGATGAATTTTCTATAACTCCTGGTATTATAATTCAGGGCAAAAACCCCCACCACCTTCAAAAACAGATAAGAAGTCTTAGAAATAAAACCAACATTTTAATGGTTGATGGGGGAGATTTGAAGATTAATCGGGCAGCATGTGAGAATGTAAAGGTTGATATTTTATCCCGGCCATATTATAAGCGTAGAGATTGCGGTATAAACCATGTTCTATCCAGGGAAGCTGCTAAAAATAATGTGGCTATTGAATTATGTTTTAGCGACCTTTTAAAATCCAGAAACAGTTTAAGGTCTAAAATAATGGCTCATTTCAGGGATATTATAAAATTACAACGCAAGTTCCAATTTCTGCTTTTAATTACCAGTGGGGCCAGAACATTATATGATTTGAGAACTCCCCGGGACATAATGGCTTTGTATAGCTGCCTGGGACTAAAAAAAGAAGAGATTTTAAGGGCTATATCTGATTCACCATCTTTTATTCTGGATTATAATCAGCAAAGAAAGAACATGGTGGTGAATGGGGTAAAAATAATTAATGAAAAATAG
- the rrp4 gene encoding exosome complex RNA-binding protein Rrp4, which yields MIFVNDKDLVVPGEILADEDFHPGRGTFKEENKICSSVVGLVAIRNKKISVIPLQSKYIPKRGDVVIGEINDIRFSMWGLDINSPYSGLLPASEVFGKEKRELEKVFKVGDVLFLRVIDVDEVKKVKLGLKGRGLGKFRGGILIHITPTKVPRLIGKKGSMINMIKDKTHCDIVVGQNGVVWVKGQTDMERIAEKVIKMIQNQAHTSGLTDRVREMLAELTGEEIEESEEVSEDLDEAEELPGETEENNDQSPDEKDEDSSSQEDKNLPQEIIESKLNLNLKR from the coding sequence GTGATATTTGTAAATGATAAAGATCTGGTTGTTCCTGGTGAAATTCTAGCAGATGAAGACTTTCATCCTGGAAGAGGGACTTTCAAGGAAGAAAATAAGATTTGCTCATCAGTGGTGGGACTGGTGGCCATCAGAAACAAAAAAATTAGTGTAATTCCCCTACAAAGCAAATACATCCCTAAAAGAGGGGATGTGGTAATTGGAGAAATAAACGATATCAGATTCTCTATGTGGGGATTAGATATTAATTCTCCTTATTCTGGTCTTTTACCTGCTTCAGAAGTTTTTGGAAAAGAAAAAAGAGAACTGGAAAAGGTTTTCAAAGTGGGAGATGTTCTTTTTCTGCGGGTAATTGATGTGGATGAAGTAAAAAAAGTTAAACTGGGATTAAAAGGCCGTGGTTTAGGTAAATTCAGAGGTGGGATTTTGATTCATATCACCCCTACTAAAGTTCCCCGTTTAATAGGCAAAAAAGGCTCCATGATCAACATGATTAAAGACAAGACCCACTGTGATATTGTGGTTGGTCAAAACGGAGTAGTATGGGTTAAAGGGCAAACTGACATGGAAAGAATTGCAGAAAAGGTCATAAAAATGATCCAAAACCAGGCCCATACTTCTGGATTAACGGACCGTGTCCGGGAAATGCTTGCTGAACTAACTGGTGAAGAAATTGAAGAATCTGAAGAAGTATCTGAAGATTTAGACGAAGCTGAAGAATTACCAGGAGAAACTGAAGAAAATAATGATCAGTCCCCTGATGAAAAAGATGAGGATTCGTCTAGCCAAGAGGATAAAAACCTACCTCAAGAAATTATAGAATCTAAACTGAATTTAAATCTGAAGAGGTGA
- the psmA gene encoding archaeal proteasome endopeptidase complex subunit alpha, whose protein sequence is MQPLQSAGYDRAITVFSPDGRLFQVEYAREAVKRGTTSLGVKSAEGVVLVVDKRPTSKLVEPKSIEKIFQIDEHIGTATSGLVADARAIIEKARIEAQVNRITFNEPIRVESLAKKICDMKQMYTQHGGVRPFGSALIIGGVNSKGCHLFETDPSGALIEYKATAIGAGRPIAMEEFEKKYKEDMTLEEAIELALDAVYEATEGKTTPESVEIAVIDSKDKKYRKLSEDEIKDHVEELLLRKEKEEEE, encoded by the coding sequence ATGCAACCACTTCAAAGTGCAGGATATGATAGGGCCATTACTGTTTTTAGTCCAGATGGAAGACTATTTCAGGTGGAATATGCAAGAGAGGCCGTAAAAAGAGGTACTACGTCTTTAGGTGTAAAATCTGCTGAAGGAGTAGTCCTTGTGGTGGACAAGAGACCAACCAGTAAATTGGTAGAACCTAAATCTATAGAAAAGATATTCCAAATTGATGAGCATATTGGAACTGCTACCTCAGGTTTAGTGGCAGATGCCCGGGCAATTATTGAAAAAGCCAGAATAGAAGCTCAGGTTAATAGAATAACCTTCAATGAACCTATCCGGGTCGAATCCCTGGCCAAAAAAATATGTGACATGAAACAGATGTATACTCAGCATGGAGGGGTACGTCCTTTTGGATCCGCTTTAATAATTGGGGGAGTAAATAGCAAGGGATGTCATTTATTTGAAACCGATCCTAGTGGAGCATTAATAGAATATAAGGCTACGGCCATAGGTGCTGGAAGACCAATAGCTATGGAAGAATTTGAAAAAAAATATAAAGAGGACATGACTCTGGAAGAAGCTATTGAACTGGCTTTAGATGCAGTTTACGAGGCCACTGAAGGTAAAACCACTCCAGAAAGTGTCGAAATCGCAGTTATTGATTCTAAAGATAAAAAATACCGCAAATTATCTGAAGATGAAATAAAGGATCACGTAGAAGAACTTCTTTTAAGAAAAGAAAAGGAAGAAGAGGAATAG
- a CDS encoding carboxymuconolactone decarboxylase family protein translates to MKEDVFYGKGMAHVKKDYPDIYESVVELNKAAYTGKALDYKTQKLIALAITAANSDDRAMKKQMMSAMREFDATRDEIVDVLRVVLLTSGMPPFTKAMRILYELTE, encoded by the coding sequence GTGAAAGAAGATGTATTCTATGGTAAAGGAATGGCCCATGTTAAAAAGGACTATCCAGATATCTATGAATCAGTGGTGGAATTAAATAAAGCAGCCTATACCGGAAAGGCTCTTGATTATAAAACTCAAAAATTAATTGCCCTGGCTATTACTGCTGCTAATTCAGATGATAGGGCTATGAAAAAGCAGATGATGAGTGCCATGCGAGAATTTGATGCCACCCGGGATGAAATAGTTGATGTACTGCGGGTGGTTCTTTTAACTTCTGGTATGCCTCCTTTTACCAAGGCCATGCGTATACTCTATGAATTAACAGAATAA
- a CDS encoding 50S ribosomal protein L15e, with protein sequence MYKYIRDAWKNPDKSYVRELMWERAPQWRRESIIERIDRPTRIDRARSLGYKAKKGYVVVRTRVRRGGRRKTRFKAGRRPKRMGVVKITPKKSIQRIAEERVARKFPNMEVLNSYWVWQDGKFKFYEVILVDPNHPTIKSDPKINWICEKQHRGRAFRGLTSQGKKTRGLRNKGKGAEKVRKSK encoded by the coding sequence ATGTATAAATATATAAGAGATGCATGGAAAAATCCAGATAAATCCTATGTAAGGGAACTTATGTGGGAGAGAGCTCCACAATGGAGACGGGAAAGTATAATTGAAAGAATAGATAGGCCTACTCGTATTGACCGAGCTAGATCTTTAGGATATAAAGCTAAAAAAGGATACGTAGTTGTTAGAACTCGTGTTCGTCGTGGTGGAAGGAGAAAAACTCGATTCAAAGCAGGTCGACGACCTAAAAGAATGGGTGTTGTTAAGATAACTCCTAAAAAATCCATTCAGCGAATAGCCGAAGAGAGAGTTGCCAGAAAATTCCCTAATATGGAAGTTTTAAATTCTTACTGGGTATGGCAAGATGGTAAATTCAAATTCTACGAAGTTATACTGGTAGATCCAAACCATCCCACCATTAAGAGTGATCCTAAGATTAACTGGATTTGTGAAAAACAGCACCGTGGAAGAGCCTTCCGAGGATTGACCAGTCAGGGTAAAAAGACCCGTGGACTGCGAAACAAAGGAAAAGGTGCAGAAAAGGTAAGAAAATCTAAATAG
- a CDS encoding RNA-binding protein: MIHNISYRVFVHGTENEEKVLEALNTIFPYASPERELTEGYYKNKVIIFHQKFSKKKEIKTFLKNLKKIDSDCRNDIIDNLDKKMDDHGNLFLRFSKQDAFSHKWKVVEHGDSIHTRIKFAAYPAKKEGALKLARELFD; this comes from the coding sequence ATGATCCATAATATTTCCTACCGGGTATTTGTCCATGGAACAGAAAACGAAGAAAAGGTATTAGAAGCATTGAATACCATTTTTCCCTATGCTTCACCTGAAAGAGAGTTAACTGAAGGTTACTATAAAAATAAGGTTATAATATTCCATCAAAAGTTCAGTAAAAAGAAAGAAATTAAAACTTTTCTAAAGAATTTAAAGAAAATAGATTCTGATTGCCGGAATGATATTATAGATAACCTGGATAAAAAGATGGATGATCATGGAAATTTATTCCTTAGATTCAGTAAACAGGATGCATTTTCCCATAAATGGAAGGTAGTAGAACATGGTGACTCGATCCATACCCGGATTAAATTTGCTGCCTATCCTGCGAAAAAAGAAGGGGCCTTAAAACTAGCCCGGGAACTGTTTGATTAA
- a CDS encoding histidine kinase N-terminal 7TM domain-containing protein, which translates to MNYQYSSFGVLLLISSIILLFLSYYSYKNRSENLHKYFSALMFFAFIWCFTSAGEYFSLQAVYKIFWVQLGYLGVALVPPLWFMFILSYGGYDKYLKPYFKAAILIIPLIIIFLALSYPLYPLLWIRIIPVSNLPGALLVYVPGPFFWVNIIYSFIMTLMGIIILLQIFNSSSRLYRPQISALILSGLLPLIFSLIYTTRTIPIPGLDVTPLGIVFSGFIIAIAIFKYDFLAIRPIMNQVLIKSMKNCLMVFDDKDNLIEINNHSKLLGLGEEIVGNHYPHVFENLPSITAFYENQFLESEIFIGGTWNIWVEIEKSPITDNGHNLGKIIIIKDITYRKLIQNQLTDSEERYKMLTDLSPDAVLVLIDEKIVFANKSSCNLLGASNSSELIGKNILDFLHPDFREISKKRLHQVYVNRKSLAFLEEKIITLDNQNKDIEIGDVPIIYDNQPAVQMVIRDITDRKKLEKELNKSLEEKDLMMKEIHHRVKNNLMVIQSLLNLQSSYIQDPAVLNIFKESQNRAKSMALIHQKLYQSQDLKRIDFGEYCRSLSRDLFNNYITSSDKIDLNLNVESLMLDVNTAIPLGLILNELLSNSLKYAFLPDKEGNITVEFSLKNSQYILMVSDNGAGLPDDFDINKSDSLGFKLIKGLSRQIDAEVLIEKGKGTKICIIFQEKPIVPL; encoded by the coding sequence ATGAACTACCAGTATTCTTCATTTGGTGTCCTATTACTGATAAGCTCAATTATTTTATTGTTTTTATCATATTATAGCTATAAAAATCGTTCTGAAAATTTACATAAATATTTCAGTGCATTAATGTTTTTTGCCTTTATATGGTGTTTTACATCTGCAGGAGAATATTTTAGTCTTCAAGCAGTTTACAAAATATTCTGGGTTCAATTAGGGTACTTAGGGGTTGCTTTAGTTCCTCCTTTATGGTTCATGTTCATATTAAGTTATGGTGGTTATGATAAATATCTAAAACCTTACTTTAAGGCAGCCATTTTAATTATACCTTTAATAATTATATTTCTAGCTTTATCCTACCCTTTATATCCCTTACTCTGGATTAGAATAATCCCTGTATCAAATCTTCCCGGAGCACTTTTAGTTTATGTTCCTGGACCTTTTTTCTGGGTTAATATAATATACAGTTTTATAATGACCTTAATGGGAATAATCATCCTTTTGCAAATTTTTAATAGTTCTTCCAGGTTATATCGCCCCCAGATATCTGCTTTAATATTAAGTGGATTATTGCCTCTGATTTTTAGTTTGATTTACACCACCCGTACTATTCCCATACCCGGCCTGGATGTAACCCCTCTGGGAATTGTATTTTCTGGATTTATTATTGCTATTGCCATTTTTAAGTATGATTTTTTAGCCATACGTCCCATAATGAACCAGGTACTTATAAAAAGCATGAAAAACTGTCTTATGGTATTTGATGATAAAGATAATTTAATAGAAATTAATAATCATTCTAAACTACTGGGACTGGGTGAAGAAATTGTAGGTAATCATTACCCTCATGTCTTTGAGAATTTACCTTCTATTACGGCTTTTTATGAAAACCAGTTTTTAGAATCGGAAATTTTTATAGGGGGGACCTGGAACATATGGGTAGAAATAGAAAAAAGCCCCATAACTGATAATGGACATAACCTGGGGAAAATAATCATAATAAAGGATATAACTTATCGAAAATTGATCCAAAACCAACTCACTGATAGTGAAGAACGATATAAAATGTTAACTGACCTTTCTCCAGATGCAGTCCTGGTTTTAATAGATGAAAAAATAGTATTTGCCAATAAATCTTCCTGTAATCTTTTAGGGGCCAGTAATTCTTCAGAATTAATTGGAAAAAATATACTGGATTTCTTACACCCGGATTTCAGGGAAATTTCTAAAAAAAGACTGCATCAGGTTTATGTTAATCGAAAATCTTTAGCTTTTCTGGAAGAAAAAATAATAACCCTGGATAACCAGAATAAAGATATTGAGATTGGTGATGTTCCTATAATATATGATAACCAACCTGCAGTTCAAATGGTAATCAGGGATATTACTGATAGGAAAAAACTGGAGAAAGAACTTAATAAATCCCTGGAAGAAAAAGATTTAATGATGAAGGAGATTCATCATCGGGTTAAAAATAATTTAATGGTAATTCAGAGTCTTTTGAATCTACAATCCAGTTATATACAAGATCCGGCAGTTTTAAATATTTTTAAAGAAAGCCAAAATCGTGCTAAATCCATGGCACTAATCCACCAAAAACTATACCAGTCCCAGGACTTAAAGAGGATTGATTTTGGTGAATATTGCCGTTCACTATCCCGGGATCTTTTTAATAATTATATTACCTCTTCAGACAAAATTGATTTAAATTTAAATGTTGAATCATTGATGCTGGATGTAAATACTGCTATTCCTCTAGGCCTTATCCTCAATGAATTATTATCCAACAGTTTAAAATACGCCTTTTTACCGGATAAAGAAGGTAACATAACAGTGGAATTTTCACTTAAAAATTCCCAATATATATTAATGGTCTCTGATAATGGAGCAGGATTACCAGATGATTTTGATATAAATAAATCTGATTCATTAGGTTTTAAACTAATTAAAGGGCTATCCCGGCAGATTGATGCTGAAGTATTAATTGAGAAAGGCAAAGGGACAAAAATATGCATTATTTTCCAGGAAAAACCCATTGTTCCCCTTTAA
- a CDS encoding ABC transporter ATP-binding protein has protein sequence MNKENIVEIHNLQKSFDNGKITALNGINLEIKRGEFVSIIGPSGSGKSTLLNMIGALDKADTGSIVVSGNDLIQKKDLSEFRSREIGFIFQLHNLIPNLSVLENVEIPMYEKNMSSSQMRKRALELLEYVGLSDKLKRKPTELSGGERQRVAIARALANEPSIILADEPTGSLDSKTGAMILNRLKDLHEKENVTLIMVTHDMDVASLADRTIRVLDGKIQN, from the coding sequence ATGAATAAGGAAAATATTGTGGAGATTCATAACCTCCAGAAGAGTTTTGATAATGGTAAAATAACCGCTTTAAATGGAATAAATCTGGAAATAAAAAGGGGAGAGTTCGTATCCATAATCGGGCCTTCTGGTTCTGGTAAATCCACTCTCCTTAATATGATCGGGGCCCTGGATAAAGCAGACACCGGGAGTATAGTGGTATCTGGAAATGATCTAATCCAGAAAAAGGACCTGAGTGAATTCCGATCCCGTGAAATCGGTTTTATATTCCAGTTACATAACCTCATACCCAATTTATCTGTTCTGGAAAATGTGGAAATACCCATGTATGAAAAGAATATGTCTTCTTCCCAGATGAGAAAAAGAGCACTGGAATTACTGGAATATGTGGGTTTATCTGATAAATTGAAAAGAAAACCCACGGAATTATCTGGTGGGGAAAGACAAAGAGTGGCCATTGCCAGGGCACTGGCCAATGAACCATCTATAATTCTGGCTGATGAACCTACCGGTTCTCTGGACTCTAAAACAGGGGCAATGATACTCAATCGGCTAAAAGATCTGCATGAAAAAGAAAACGTTACCCTGATTATGGTAACCCATGATATGGATGTGGCTTCCCTGGCTGATCGAACCATAAGGGTTCTGGATGGTAAAATCCAGAACTAA
- a CDS encoding ribosome assembly factor SBDS, translating to MVNLDDAVIARLESFGERFEILVDPDLSAEFKKDPSMDLEEVLAVQEIFKDAKKGDKASEEAMLKVFETVDSLEVASAIIQKGQIQLTAQQRREMLEEKYKKIVNKIARESINPQNGLPHPTRRIEKAMEEAKVHIDPFKPVDEQVQLVLKAIRVKIPIRFEKVKMAIKLPGEVAGSSYSDISKFGKILKEEWQQDGSWIAVVEIPGGLQDKFYQKMSQLTGGELEARVIK from the coding sequence ATGGTTAACCTTGATGATGCTGTTATCGCCCGTTTAGAATCTTTCGGTGAACGTTTTGAAATACTTGTTGATCCTGATTTATCTGCTGAATTTAAAAAAGATCCATCAATGGACCTGGAAGAAGTTCTGGCCGTACAGGAAATATTTAAAGACGCTAAAAAGGGAGACAAAGCATCAGAAGAAGCCATGCTTAAAGTATTTGAAACCGTAGATTCTCTGGAAGTGGCATCTGCCATTATCCAGAAAGGACAAATACAGCTTACTGCCCAGCAGCGGCGGGAAATGCTAGAGGAAAAGTACAAAAAAATTGTAAATAAGATAGCTAGAGAATCTATCAATCCTCAAAATGGGCTACCTCACCCAACAAGGCGTATAGAAAAGGCCATGGAAGAGGCAAAAGTTCATATTGATCCATTCAAACCCGTTGATGAACAAGTTCAGCTGGTTTTAAAAGCCATTCGAGTAAAAATTCCCATTAGATTTGAAAAAGTTAAAATGGCCATTAAACTTCCTGGAGAAGTAGCAGGGAGTTCTTACAGCGATATTTCTAAATTTGGGAAAATATTAAAGGAAGAATGGCAACAGGATGGCTCATGGATAGCCGTGGTGGAGATACCTGGGGGCCTGCAAGATAAGTTTTATCAGAAAATGAGTCAACTTACAGGCGGCGAACTCGAGGCCAGGGTTATCAAATAA
- a CDS encoding Rpp14/Pop5 family protein, with amino-acid sequence MKLKILPPTLRGDKRYLAFEVISQVPLPRDDLIYIIWESCLKFHGECETSKFRLWVTRSWDLNSNSSNKGHFYLKGILQCNRGDEEKVRGALCLISNYKGKQLVFHTLGLAGTIKSATQKFIKPSP; translated from the coding sequence ATGAAACTTAAAATACTTCCTCCCACCCTGCGAGGGGATAAGCGATACCTGGCATTTGAGGTAATTTCACAAGTACCACTTCCTAGAGATGATTTGATATATATAATTTGGGAAAGCTGTCTGAAGTTTCATGGTGAGTGTGAGACCAGCAAATTCCGGCTGTGGGTTACCCGTTCCTGGGATTTAAATTCAAATAGTTCTAATAAGGGTCATTTTTATTTAAAAGGCATTTTACAATGTAATCGAGGGGATGAAGAAAAGGTTAGAGGGGCCTTATGTCTTATATCTAACTATAAAGGAAAACAACTGGTTTTCCATACTCTGGGTTTAGCAGGTACTATTAAATCTGCAACACAAAAGTTTATTAAACCCAGTCCCTAA
- a CDS encoding ABC transporter permease, whose translation MSFFSLIIKNPFRNKTRSALAIVGIAIGIATIVALGIITDGLKASTEETLKAGGADFSIAESNVSDLFFSKIDEEYITRIKEVDGVNDVVGILMAIQRVEDNPYFVLIGIDPAKLSISNIKVTEGRAFASGDAKEVIIGKVASEKLNKTVGDTITLNREEYEITGIFQTGDLQQDGGAFLSLENVQAIENKNDTVTMLYVKIDNDAQVEEVTAAIEDEYGDDLTTIASLEDLASIDQGLQTIDTASWAISLLAIVIGGIGVINTMIMSVYERTREIGVLKAVGWKDRRILSMILGESIVLTLVAGLVGAIMGILAIQVLLALGMDSFIAPVYSADVFLRAFAVALTVGLLGGFYPAYRASRLPPTEALRYE comes from the coding sequence ATGTCATTTTTTTCACTCATAATTAAAAACCCTTTTAGAAATAAAACCCGGAGTGCGCTGGCTATTGTAGGAATAGCCATAGGAATTGCCACCATTGTGGCCCTGGGTATAATAACCGATGGATTGAAAGCCTCCACCGAAGAAACATTGAAGGCTGGAGGCGCAGATTTTAGTATAGCTGAATCTAATGTATCTGATTTATTCTTTAGTAAAATAGATGAAGAATATATAACCCGGATAAAGGAGGTGGATGGTGTTAATGATGTGGTGGGAATCTTGATGGCCATCCAGAGGGTGGAAGATAATCCCTATTTTGTTTTAATAGGGATAGATCCTGCAAAGTTATCTATAAGTAATATAAAAGTTACAGAAGGTCGAGCATTTGCTTCAGGAGATGCCAAAGAAGTAATTATAGGAAAAGTAGCATCTGAAAAGTTAAATAAAACTGTGGGAGATACTATAACCTTAAATAGAGAAGAATATGAAATAACCGGTATTTTCCAGACCGGTGATCTGCAACAGGACGGAGGAGCATTTTTATCCCTGGAAAATGTGCAGGCTATAGAAAATAAAAATGACACCGTCACCATGCTCTATGTGAAAATTGATAATGATGCTCAGGTAGAAGAAGTCACCGCTGCCATAGAAGATGAATATGGAGATGATTTAACCACCATTGCCTCCTTAGAAGATCTGGCCAGTATTGACCAGGGACTGCAAACCATTGACACTGCCTCCTGGGCCATATCCCTGTTGGCAATAGTTATTGGAGGTATTGGTGTAATCAATACCATGATCATGTCCGTTTATGAAAGGACCAGAGAAATAGGGGTTCTTAAGGCCGTAGGATGGAAAGATAGGAGAATTTTATCCATGATTCTAGGAGAATCCATAGTACTCACCCTGGTTGCAGGACTGGTAGGAGCTATTATGGGAATCCTGGCCATACAGGTACTATTGGCTTTGGGAATGGATAGTTTCATTGCACCTGTTTATTCTGCAGATGTTTTCCTGCGGGCATTTGCAGTGGCATTAACTGTGGGTCTTTTAGGAGGATTTTATCCTGCTTATCGGGCCAGTAGATTACCACCAACCGAGGCGCTGCGCTATGAATAA